ATTTGGGAATGGGAAGAACTGTAAGTAGCAGAATGCAGCAACAGTTGTTCCTAAAATTTGAGAAAAGCATAGATCTTGAGTGATTAAGTCGGtaattatgatatataattggtaaaatcaacttaaaattgtttataaatataACCAAGTAATATAAGTTTGCCAAACCTATCAATGCTCCTGTAAAAACATCGGTCCAATGATGCCAATAGTCATCCACACGACTCACTCCAACTAGTGCAGCGAAAAGATAAGGAGACACGACGATACACAAGTTTCGTGCGTGTCCCTTGTTGCTAAAGGCCCTTAGTTTTCCGCATAAATACCAAGCAAGGAATCCAAGACCGGCAAAAGACCCTGCGCGCATATTTCAATTACTAGTCATGCCAATATCCATGGTTCTTCAATTCGCGTAATTAACAAGGGGTAAAAGATTTGAAAGAAGACATGAAGTGTGTCCGCTAGGAAAGCTCTTATATCCTTCCTTTATTTTGAGTCTATCTCCATGGCATAAAACATCCCCATTGGCCTTGAACTCCTACAATTAAGTGTCAATCATAGCAAAGAGTTTAAGAATTTTATATTAACCATAAAATTTGGTAAAGTTGTGTAAATTAATACTCGATCAATTAAtaactcttttaattaataaaactatGGGGTcagtattaatttatagagttTGTACTGTATATAATTGCTAAAAAGAATGTGAAGGGTTGTAATTTCTTAAAGAGTGAACATCCATACCCCTTTACCATCCGGAAAACATCTATAGTAGAAGTTTGGTCGTGGACGACCAGTGGCATCTTTTATCGAATCAGTGATGACTGCTGTTATCAAAAGTGCATATAGAAGTCCTGAAATTCGAATATGACTTGTTCAATAACCACGTACCTTTCAATTcggtaaagaaaaaaaaaatccagc
The Erigeron canadensis isolate Cc75 chromosome 2, C_canadensis_v1, whole genome shotgun sequence DNA segment above includes these coding regions:
- the LOC122589788 gene encoding probable lipid phosphate phosphatase 4, with the protein product MSESQTGNGAHTINSHGKELAKEHMHDWLVLLLLALIDLLLNVIEPFHRYVSEDMMTNLKYPFYEKDTIPMYFVPVYAGILPIAIFLMYYMRRKDVYDLHHAMLGLLYALLITAVITDSIKDATGRPRPNFYYRCFPDGKGEFKANGDVLCHGDRLKIKEGYKSFPSGHTSWSFAGLGFLAWYLCGKLRAFSNKGHARNLCIVVSPYLFAALVGVSRVDDYWHHWTDVFTGALIGTTVAAFCYLQFFPFPNHKNGWAPHAFIAVMEMERSLNAEGANARSADLDV